From a region of the Armatimonas rosea genome:
- a CDS encoding non-ribosomal peptide synthetase yields MTTPTWLPEFFEHAVRTWPDALAIDIPPGPTRPERTTLTYAALAEQVEALRTAIQDHVVGECIVAILLGRDTERLYVAQLAVLSAGAAYLCIDPSFPDEQVREILRDSAAVLLLTDAAGQARAARGEFPVRVFNLSGGNLSLPQPLPPPDAHSSLGKRGEPNSLSPFPVRYERPGEGLGERLLPERLAYVIYTSGTTGKPKGVLIEHRSIVSLVQSDLMEFGLGPGDRVAQGSSPAYDSSVEELWLALASGATVVAMDDDAARLGPDLVGWLQRERITVLCPPPTLLRTTGCESPAELLPALKLLYVGGEALPRDIADTWAKGRRLVNGYGPTECTVTALRGDVRVGETITIGTPVPGLESWVLDSALDLVPDGSAGELCLGGVGLARGYHQRPELTAEKFIDHPTLGRLYRTGDLVHRDPASGAFHYHGRMDSQVKLRGYRIELEAIETCLAACPGVREAACCVQGNDLAAFIVPEEVSAPPTFDALRAALREALPSYMVPALFGVLRELPRSVGGKLKREGLPLLSRGERPIGEREFVAPRTARERALAAAVAQTLALTGEVSVTDDFFQELGGTSLQAAQLISRLRTDPATASVTVRELYEARTVAALALRVTPPLPPQQQRPRQAPLDTRGELRTGVLQGLWLLLELTVASFAAYEVFYSLLPALLARLGVALLFLLTPLLLLGGLVLYTPLAVLVAVAVKRLLIGKYTPRREPVWGAFYLRHWIVVQTARLIPWPVLGGTEFQCMVLRALGARIGQRVHLHRGVDLTQGGWDLLTLADDVTVGQDAALRLVELESRELVLGPITLGEGATLEVRAGVAPGGALEPGASLTALSSLPAGATVPAGERWDGIPARPTGATPPAPVPTQHPPTLSPLAYSVALLLAQSALWSVLALPLELLSLGALVWVKASDALPLYTALLTLSLPLTLALEALAVRALGRVSQGVLPRWSLAYLRVWLKAGLVDTAGEWLSGALFWPLWLRAAGMRVGAGCEISTIIDVVPELIEIGPETFFADGIYLGGPRVHRGTVTLASVQIGTNVFLGNHVVVAGGQRLPDNLLLGVCTVADDQLMHEGSSWFGHPPFALPHREIVACDRSLTHSPSAIRYVNRVFWETLRFALPVVPALVLYESLSAMATGGLAIPLAALAGTSALCLLILALKWLLLGRARPGTHPLWSCWCSRWDFLYVAWGVYARGTLTALEGTPLLTLYLRAMGLKLGKGVVLGSGFSQVVDPDMIELGDGATVTAAFQAHTFEDRVLKLDKVRIGASATVGSNTVPLYGATTGEGAYVAPHSVIMKDEHLLPHRHYEGAPTR; encoded by the coding sequence ATGACGACGCCTACCTGGCTCCCTGAGTTCTTCGAGCACGCCGTTCGCACCTGGCCCGATGCCCTTGCCATCGACATTCCCCCCGGCCCGACCCGGCCGGAGCGGACGACCCTCACCTACGCTGCGCTGGCCGAGCAGGTCGAGGCACTTCGTACGGCGATTCAGGACCATGTGGTGGGCGAGTGCATTGTCGCCATCCTGCTGGGCCGCGATACCGAGCGCCTCTATGTCGCCCAGCTCGCGGTCTTGAGCGCGGGCGCGGCCTATCTCTGTATCGACCCCTCATTCCCCGACGAGCAAGTGCGTGAGATTCTCCGCGACTCCGCCGCCGTTCTGCTCCTCACCGACGCGGCCGGCCAAGCCCGCGCCGCGCGCGGGGAGTTTCCCGTGCGCGTGTTTAACCTCTCCGGAGGTAACCTCTCCCTCCCCCAGCCCCTCCCTCCCCCGGACGCTCATTCTTCGCTGGGGAAGAGAGGGGAGCCAAATTCGCTTTCCCCTTTCCCAGTGAGGTACGAACGCCCGGGAGAGGGGCTAGGGGAGAGGTTACTCCCGGAGAGGTTAGCCTACGTCATCTACACCTCGGGGACGACCGGGAAGCCCAAGGGGGTTCTGATCGAGCACCGGAGTATCGTCAGCCTGGTGCAGTCCGATCTTATGGAGTTCGGGCTCGGGCCGGGCGACCGCGTGGCCCAGGGATCGTCGCCCGCCTATGACTCGTCGGTGGAGGAGCTCTGGCTCGCACTCGCCTCAGGGGCGACGGTCGTGGCGATGGACGACGACGCGGCGCGGCTGGGGCCGGACTTGGTGGGCTGGCTGCAGCGCGAGCGCATCACCGTGCTCTGTCCGCCGCCCACGCTTCTGCGAACCACCGGCTGCGAGAGTCCTGCCGAGCTCCTCCCCGCGCTCAAGCTGCTCTATGTCGGCGGCGAGGCACTCCCCCGCGATATCGCCGATACATGGGCCAAAGGGCGGCGGCTGGTCAATGGCTACGGCCCCACGGAGTGCACGGTCACAGCCCTGCGCGGCGACGTTCGAGTCGGGGAGACGATCACGATTGGGACGCCCGTGCCGGGGCTAGAGTCCTGGGTGCTGGATAGTGCGCTGGACCTTGTCCCCGATGGCAGTGCGGGCGAGCTCTGTCTGGGAGGAGTCGGGCTGGCGCGGGGCTACCACCAGCGCCCCGAGCTCACTGCGGAGAAGTTTATCGACCACCCGACTCTGGGACGGCTCTACCGTACGGGCGATCTCGTCCACCGCGACCCGGCGAGCGGCGCGTTTCACTACCACGGGCGAATGGACTCGCAAGTGAAGCTCCGTGGCTACCGGATCGAGCTGGAGGCGATCGAGACCTGCCTGGCCGCCTGCCCCGGCGTCCGCGAGGCCGCCTGCTGTGTCCAAGGCAACGACCTCGCCGCGTTTATTGTCCCCGAGGAGGTGAGCGCGCCTCCCACCTTCGATGCGCTCCGTGCGGCCCTCCGTGAAGCCCTTCCCAGCTACATGGTGCCCGCGCTCTTTGGAGTCTTGAGGGAGCTCCCGCGCAGTGTCGGCGGAAAGCTCAAGCGCGAGGGCCTGCCCCTGCTGAGCCGGGGGGAGCGACCCATCGGGGAGCGGGAGTTTGTCGCACCCCGGACTGCGCGGGAGCGCGCACTGGCCGCTGCGGTTGCCCAGACACTGGCCCTGACCGGCGAGGTCTCGGTCACCGACGATTTTTTCCAGGAGCTGGGGGGCACCTCGCTTCAGGCGGCGCAGCTGATCTCCCGCCTCCGCACCGACCCCGCCACTGCCTCAGTCACGGTCCGCGAGCTCTACGAGGCTAGGACGGTCGCCGCGCTCGCCCTGCGCGTGACTCCGCCGCTGCCGCCCCAGCAGCAGCGCCCGCGACAGGCTCCCCTAGACACACGCGGCGAGCTACGGACCGGGGTCTTACAGGGGCTCTGGCTCTTGCTGGAGCTGACGGTGGCATCGTTTGCCGCCTACGAGGTTTTCTACAGCCTCCTGCCCGCACTCCTCGCACGCCTGGGAGTTGCGCTCCTGTTCCTGCTCACGCCACTCCTGCTCCTGGGGGGGCTCGTGCTCTACACGCCGCTTGCCGTCCTCGTCGCGGTGGCGGTCAAGCGCCTGCTGATCGGGAAGTACACCCCGCGCCGCGAGCCGGTCTGGGGGGCGTTCTACCTTCGGCACTGGATCGTGGTCCAGACCGCGCGGCTGATTCCCTGGCCCGTGCTGGGGGGGACGGAGTTTCAGTGCATGGTGCTCCGGGCACTCGGGGCGCGGATTGGGCAGCGCGTGCACCTCCACCGCGGGGTGGACCTGACCCAAGGTGGCTGGGACCTGCTGACCCTCGCCGATGATGTCACGGTAGGCCAGGACGCGGCCCTGCGTCTGGTCGAGCTGGAGAGCCGGGAGCTGGTGCTCGGCCCGATCACGCTGGGGGAGGGCGCGACGCTGGAGGTGCGTGCCGGAGTCGCGCCGGGCGGAGCTCTGGAGCCGGGTGCCTCTCTGACCGCGCTCTCGTCGCTGCCCGCTGGCGCGACCGTGCCCGCGGGCGAGCGCTGGGACGGCATCCCGGCACGTCCCACGGGAGCGACACCGCCTGCTCCCGTGCCCACACAACACCCGCCCACGCTCTCGCCGCTTGCCTACAGTGTCGCGCTCCTGCTCGCACAGAGCGCCCTCTGGTCGGTGCTGGCCCTGCCGCTGGAGCTCCTTAGCCTCGGGGCGCTGGTCTGGGTAAAGGCCTCGGACGCGCTCCCGCTCTACACCGCACTTCTCACTCTCTCGCTCCCTCTCACTCTGGCACTGGAGGCCCTCGCCGTGCGCGCCTTGGGCCGGGTCTCCCAGGGCGTCCTCCCGCGCTGGAGCCTGGCCTACCTGCGGGTCTGGCTCAAGGCGGGGCTCGTGGATACGGCGGGGGAGTGGCTCAGTGGCGCGCTCTTCTGGCCGCTCTGGCTCCGTGCCGCGGGGATGCGGGTCGGGGCGGGCTGCGAGATCAGCACGATTATCGACGTCGTCCCAGAGCTCATTGAGATCGGCCCGGAGACCTTCTTCGCCGATGGCATCTACCTCGGTGGTCCGCGGGTCCACCGTGGCACGGTGACCCTGGCGAGCGTGCAGATCGGCACCAATGTCTTTCTGGGAAACCACGTGGTGGTCGCGGGCGGCCAGCGACTCCCCGACAATCTCCTCCTTGGTGTTTGCACGGTCGCCGACGATCAGCTTATGCACGAGGGGAGCTCCTGGTTTGGCCACCCGCCCTTTGCGCTTCCCCACCGCGAGATAGTGGCGTGCGACCGGAGCCTCACCCACAGTCCCTCCGCGATCCGCTATGTCAATCGTGTTTTCTGGGAGACCCTGCGTTTCGCCCTGCCCGTAGTCCCCGCCCTCGTGCTCTACGAGAGCCTCTCTGCGATGGCGACGGGCGGGCTTGCGATCCCTCTGGCGGCACTGGCGGGCACGAGCGCCCTCTGCTTGCTGATCCTCGCGCTCAAGTGGCTCTTGCTGGGCCGCGCGCGCCCCGGTACCCACCCGCTCTGGTCGTGCTGGTGTAGCCGCTGGGACTTTCTCTATGTCGCCTGGGGAGTCTACGCCCGTGGGACACTCACGGCTCTGGAGGGCACGCCGCTCCTCACTCTCTACCTGCGTGCCATGGGGCTGAAGCTCGGAAAAGGGGTTGTCCTAGGCAGTGGCTTCTCTCAGGTGGTAGACCCCGACATGATCGAGCTCGGCGACGGTGCCACGGTGACGGCGGCGTTCCAAGCCCACACGTTCGAGGACCGTGTCTTAAAGCTTGATAAAGTCCGAATCGGGGCCAGTGCGACTGTCGGGAGCAACACCGTCCCCCTCTACGGCGCCACAACAGGGGAGGGAGCCTATGTCGCGCCGCATAGTGTGATCATGAAGGACGAGCACCTACTCCCGCACCGGCACTACGAAGGAGCCCCCACGCGGTGA
- a CDS encoding DUF418 domain-containing protein codes for MTRLPALDLARGIAVVGMIYMHFVGSKLATILEGRAAALFFILAGIAWALSGKSRARRALVLAAFGVLFHRLVWPTEVLVPLALMMLLCQGLWRRGPWAVGGALTLVLAVTPLAQARFSSLIVSDWLDDGSHLADHTLGWPTLRALVLDGNYPLLPWLALPLLGMLAVAGTGLTARRTRLWFFCALPLAALAQCLGPATWVPTTLPFLLRIGSTAAALIAGLLWWDAARGLPRFTLPLAALGRLSLTHYVGHIVLVFAPLRLLYPDEDWPLRVGLAAFLGYVAVAMPLSMLWLRRSPHGPLETLWRK; via the coding sequence GTGACCCGCCTTCCCGCACTCGACCTCGCCCGTGGGATCGCGGTGGTGGGGATGATCTACATGCACTTCGTGGGCTCGAAGCTCGCGACAATCCTCGAAGGCCGGGCGGCGGCGCTGTTTTTTATCCTCGCGGGGATCGCCTGGGCGCTCTCCGGAAAGTCACGTGCGCGTCGGGCCTTGGTGCTGGCGGCGTTTGGCGTGCTCTTCCACCGCCTCGTCTGGCCGACTGAGGTGCTCGTGCCGCTGGCGCTGATGATGCTTCTCTGTCAGGGCCTCTGGCGACGAGGACCATGGGCCGTGGGGGGCGCGCTGACACTGGTCTTGGCAGTTACGCCGCTGGCGCAGGCACGCTTTTCCTCGCTGATCGTGAGCGACTGGCTCGACGACGGTAGCCACCTTGCCGATCACACCCTGGGCTGGCCGACCCTGCGGGCGCTGGTGCTGGACGGTAACTACCCGCTCCTGCCGTGGCTGGCACTGCCGCTCTTGGGGATGCTCGCGGTGGCGGGCACGGGGCTGACGGCGCGGCGCACGCGGCTCTGGTTTTTTTGTGCCCTCCCCCTGGCCGCGTTGGCGCAGTGTCTTGGCCCTGCCACCTGGGTGCCGACCACACTGCCGTTTCTCCTGCGGATCGGGAGCACGGCGGCGGCGCTGATCGCTGGCCTCCTCTGGTGGGATGCTGCCCGAGGGCTGCCGCGCTTCACGCTCCCGCTGGCAGCGCTGGGGCGGCTCTCACTCACACACTACGTCGGGCATATCGTGCTGGTCTTTGCCCCCCTGCGCCTGCTCTACCCCGATGAAGACTGGCCGCTCCGTGTGGGGCTTGCCGCGTTCTTAGGCTACGTGGCAGTGGCCATGCCGCTGAGCATGCTCTGGCTACGGCGCTCTCCGCACGGGCCGCTGGAGACTCTCTGGAGAAAATAA
- a CDS encoding YebC/PmpR family DNA-binding transcriptional regulator, translating into MSGHSKWHNIRLRKGKQDAVRGKLFTKLAKEIIIAAKGGGNPDTNIRLRMAVQTAKQNSVPADTIKRAIQRGTGELDGGNLDERTFEGYGPGGVAIIVESLTDNINRTYPELRSAFAKNGGRIGDSGSVAYLFERKGILVIDPGVTTEEVLMEVAIEAGAEDVQPSEDGGFEVTTAFEDFATVRDALDAAKIATSSADIQQIPTTRAELDVAEQKKVLKLLDALEDNDDVQNVYHNLELSEEALED; encoded by the coding sequence ATGTCTGGCCATAGTAAGTGGCATAATATTCGGCTCCGCAAAGGCAAGCAAGACGCCGTGCGCGGCAAGCTCTTTACCAAGCTGGCAAAAGAGATCATTATCGCGGCCAAGGGCGGCGGCAACCCGGACACCAATATCCGACTGCGCATGGCGGTTCAGACCGCAAAGCAGAACTCGGTGCCCGCGGACACGATCAAGCGCGCGATCCAGCGCGGAACCGGTGAGCTCGATGGCGGCAACCTGGACGAGCGCACCTTTGAGGGCTATGGCCCCGGCGGTGTCGCCATCATTGTCGAGTCGCTCACCGATAATATCAACCGCACCTACCCCGAGCTACGCAGCGCCTTCGCCAAGAACGGCGGGCGCATTGGAGACTCCGGGAGTGTCGCGTATCTCTTCGAGCGCAAGGGCATCCTAGTGATCGACCCTGGTGTCACGACCGAAGAGGTCCTGATGGAGGTCGCGATCGAGGCGGGTGCAGAAGACGTGCAGCCCAGCGAGGATGGCGGCTTTGAGGTGACAACGGCCTTTGAGGACTTCGCGACCGTCCGTGATGCCCTAGACGCCGCCAAGATCGCGACCTCGTCGGCCGATATCCAGCAGATCCCGACCACGCGTGCGGAGCTCGATGTGGCGGAGCAGAAGAAAGTCCTCAAGCTCTTGGATGCCCTGGAAGACAACGACGATGTGCAGAATGTCTACCATAACCTGGAGCTCAGCGAAGAGGCTCTCGAAGACTAG
- a CDS encoding BTAD domain-containing putative transcriptional regulator encodes MTTEQHWDIRLLGGLRLWHNEREIRAFQHRKAGILLAYLALYKDRPHDRDTLIGMLWPQVELEAGRNSLNVALSRIRQRLEGKQLLRTERYQLQLDPQALKTDVAEFDGALQRARKLTPQDPRHREQLERALAAYQGPLLPTFDEPWVLGERQRLQEAFLETLNQLALLQAGERRWDDAIASCRQALQHDPLREETHQTLLRVYQAAGRVTAARTHFQELERLLRRELNIAPTEATVALLSPSALPSLVAPVAPVATAPRPSNLPLELTRFFGRESEQQELQFLRARGSRLLTLVGVGGIGKTRLARELARHAEEQGELAYWVPLADTPAESRLWEVLLTTLRRQGKASPPQLIAPDADQAQEEVVALLLQEPCLLVLDNLEHLQEEHLQECVKTLLRRVRGLSLLCTSRRRLALSGEQVYVLEPLPLPDSLSDEQAWLCPSLQLLQDRVSLLRPELSLQGSPLGPLRQLCRQLDGIPLALEMAAARLATLSPRAVVQKLTESIAVLVSAHTDVHPRHLSLEATFLWSYQLLSGDAQWFLRLLSVFRGGCTLEAAEAISGSAALLGPLTELVDASLVVREGQGESIRYRLLESIRQFAHSLLSDQERTTLCQQHAHYFSQDSSKEEYENRVLALQWFQSAPPDIPRELRLAESLFFHWMRQGTLQFNFTTIERSLERLLELESIPATYNQLLIEITLHYARTSSFKKAFALIDTIDRKCDYSYLFVESKAKAFAFLGNIEKSLNYYTELVKDNAIPTFRYILACVNMSSLHTRIGQHEEALELLQRAKHLNAREEKNQRLEAIILCSLGIVYGRLGAHAVGLTHYQESTVLFEALGDQHSLLRIGWYEAELYRRAGDWERALTLYRSSVRDCHSLAETDLLIEGLIGLVYCHTHSGNSLRALMLLGGVQAIITATGCLRTRSEQEELDGLAEQVRATFVGDAVAAFTMGQALKPDQVVKLALESA; translated from the coding sequence TTGACTACAGAACAGCACTGGGATATCCGACTTCTGGGGGGGCTACGCCTCTGGCACAACGAGCGAGAGATCCGGGCGTTTCAGCACCGTAAGGCGGGAATACTCCTGGCGTACCTTGCTCTGTATAAAGACAGACCACACGACCGAGATACCCTGATCGGGATGCTCTGGCCGCAGGTGGAGCTGGAGGCGGGGCGCAACTCCCTCAATGTCGCGCTGTCACGCATCCGCCAGCGGCTGGAGGGCAAGCAGCTCCTCCGCACCGAGCGCTACCAGCTCCAGCTCGACCCGCAGGCCCTCAAGACCGATGTGGCGGAGTTTGACGGGGCCCTCCAGCGCGCCCGTAAGCTCACTCCCCAAGACCCACGCCACCGGGAGCAGCTAGAGCGTGCCCTGGCAGCCTACCAAGGCCCGCTCCTGCCCACTTTCGACGAGCCCTGGGTCCTCGGGGAGCGCCAGCGCCTGCAAGAGGCCTTCCTGGAGACACTCAACCAACTTGCCCTGCTCCAGGCGGGTGAGCGGCGCTGGGACGATGCCATTGCGAGCTGTCGCCAAGCGCTGCAGCACGATCCTCTGCGAGAAGAGACCCACCAGACCCTCTTGAGAGTCTACCAAGCGGCGGGCCGGGTGACCGCGGCACGGACCCACTTCCAGGAGCTGGAGCGCCTGCTCCGGCGGGAGCTCAATATCGCCCCCACCGAGGCGACAGTCGCCCTGCTCTCGCCAAGTGCCCTTCCCTCTCTCGTGGCACCTGTCGCTCCCGTGGCCACAGCACCCCGTCCCAGCAACCTGCCTCTGGAGCTCACCCGATTTTTTGGGCGAGAGAGCGAGCAGCAAGAGCTCCAGTTCCTCCGGGCACGCGGCAGCCGCCTCTTGACCCTGGTCGGGGTGGGCGGCATTGGCAAGACCCGGCTGGCGCGCGAGCTCGCCCGACACGCTGAGGAGCAGGGTGAGCTGGCCTACTGGGTTCCCCTCGCCGATACCCCTGCGGAGAGCCGGCTCTGGGAGGTGCTCTTGACCACCCTACGCCGACAGGGAAAGGCATCTCCGCCGCAGCTCATCGCGCCCGATGCCGATCAGGCCCAAGAGGAGGTAGTCGCGTTGCTGCTGCAAGAGCCCTGCCTGCTGGTGCTCGACAACCTGGAGCACCTCCAAGAAGAGCACCTTCAGGAGTGTGTCAAGACCCTCTTGCGCCGTGTGCGTGGCCTCTCGCTCTTGTGTACATCGCGGCGGCGGCTGGCACTGAGTGGGGAGCAGGTCTATGTGCTCGAGCCCCTCCCGCTCCCAGACTCTCTGAGCGACGAGCAGGCTTGGCTCTGTCCCAGTCTCCAGCTCCTCCAGGATCGTGTGAGCCTCCTGCGCCCGGAGCTCTCTCTCCAGGGGAGCCCCCTGGGGCCCCTCCGCCAGCTCTGCCGCCAGCTCGATGGCATCCCTCTGGCGCTGGAGATGGCTGCCGCGCGCCTCGCGACCCTCTCCCCCCGCGCCGTTGTCCAGAAGCTCACCGAGAGTATCGCAGTCTTGGTGAGTGCCCACACCGATGTCCACCCCCGGCACCTCTCGCTGGAGGCGACTTTTCTCTGGAGCTACCAGCTTCTCTCGGGGGATGCCCAGTGGTTCCTGCGCCTGCTCTCGGTCTTTCGGGGAGGGTGCACCCTGGAGGCTGCGGAGGCGATCAGTGGTAGTGCGGCTCTCCTGGGCCCTCTCACCGAGCTGGTGGATGCGTCGCTGGTCGTGCGCGAGGGCCAGGGCGAGAGTATCCGCTACCGGCTGCTCGAGAGCATCCGGCAGTTCGCCCACTCCCTCCTCAGCGACCAGGAGCGCACCACCCTCTGCCAGCAGCACGCCCACTACTTTAGCCAGGATAGCTCCAAAGAGGAGTATGAGAACCGGGTCCTGGCGCTCCAGTGGTTCCAGAGTGCTCCGCCCGATATCCCGCGTGAGCTTCGCCTCGCCGAGTCGCTATTCTTCCACTGGATGCGCCAGGGGACCCTCCAGTTCAACTTCACCACCATCGAGCGGAGCCTGGAGCGTCTCCTGGAGCTCGAGAGTATCCCCGCCACCTACAACCAGCTCCTGATCGAGATTACCCTCCACTATGCACGGACCAGTAGCTTCAAAAAAGCCTTTGCGCTGATCGATACCATCGACCGCAAGTGTGACTATAGCTACCTCTTTGTGGAGAGTAAGGCCAAGGCCTTTGCCTTCTTAGGCAATATCGAAAAATCGCTCAACTACTACACCGAGCTGGTCAAAGACAACGCTATCCCCACGTTTCGCTACATCCTCGCCTGTGTCAATATGTCGTCGCTCCACACCCGAATTGGGCAGCACGAGGAGGCGCTGGAGCTATTGCAGCGAGCCAAGCACCTCAATGCGCGTGAGGAGAAAAACCAGCGTCTTGAGGCCATTATCCTCTGCTCCCTGGGCATTGTCTACGGTCGTCTGGGTGCCCACGCTGTGGGTCTGACACACTACCAGGAGTCGACCGTGCTCTTTGAGGCGCTGGGGGATCAGCATAGTCTGCTACGGATCGGCTGGTACGAGGCAGAGCTCTACCGGCGAGCGGGCGACTGGGAGCGAGCGCTGACACTCTACCGCAGCAGTGTCCGAGATTGTCACAGCCTCGCGGAGACCGACCTACTGATCGAGGGACTGATTGGTCTTGTCTACTGCCACACCCACTCCGGTAACTCTCTACGTGCACTCATGCTCCTTGGCGGGGTTCAGGCGATCATCACCGCGACAGGCTGCCTGCGTACTCGCTCTGAACAAGAGGAGCTCGATGGGCTCGCGGAGCAGGTGCGTGCCACGTTTGTGGGCGATGCCGTGGCAGCCTTCACCATGGGGCAGGCCCTCAAGCCCGACCAAGTGGTCAAACTCGCCCTGGAGAGCGCCTAG
- a CDS encoding FAD-dependent oxidoreductase: MAINSNSPRTAKTAQLAQQWPDVPDWVFQKLGVSRKELTTFAGKLHTNATVVLPGMPAYPADSASAGDNKPLIIAYCTTFADVRLCLEWARRHRWWVACRAGGHSSAGYSVSSGMVIDVSGIDYVAIDPAQKLARIGGGAQFGHINAQLNTYKLHIPGGTCDTVSIGGHMQGGGYGFTSREFGLNCDCVVGVTVMLASGKIVEADSMVNPDLYWAVRGGTGGNFGILLEARYKLWDVQRLWGYCLSWPLEQAPEALDVLQREYMGIGKDQVGYLVVLSNLGKGPVLLVMGTYHGTEKAGREALAPLVAVGTPTFLFDKTDTYNVLNEALLGVLPGVPDGSGELKDCGYLGTELGVTGWKAFCDYFATSPNTFNIAVIEPYGGKLNSIPVTECAFIHRKTYGDFFIDSFFAASADSKLNDKDSARKWMEGGMQVMAPYFNGFRYQNYPQPFYTDYRWQYWGDSFNSLLFIKQKYDPENFFHFPQSISPYPDTPGITRSQVPSMFTDENISYPSWDS; encoded by the coding sequence ATGGCAATAAATAGTAACTCGCCTCGCACCGCCAAGACGGCACAGCTTGCACAACAGTGGCCCGATGTCCCGGACTGGGTCTTCCAAAAGCTGGGGGTCTCGCGCAAGGAGCTCACGACCTTTGCGGGCAAGCTCCACACCAACGCGACCGTCGTGCTTCCGGGCATGCCCGCCTACCCCGCCGATAGCGCCAGCGCGGGCGACAACAAGCCCCTGATCATTGCCTACTGCACGACCTTTGCCGATGTGCGCCTCTGCCTGGAGTGGGCGCGGCGGCATCGCTGGTGGGTTGCCTGCCGCGCCGGGGGGCACTCCAGCGCCGGGTACTCGGTGAGCTCGGGGATGGTGATTGATGTGAGCGGGATCGACTATGTCGCCATCGACCCGGCTCAGAAGCTCGCCCGGATCGGGGGCGGGGCGCAGTTTGGCCACATCAATGCCCAGCTCAATACCTACAAGCTCCATATCCCCGGCGGCACCTGCGACACTGTCAGTATCGGCGGCCACATGCAAGGCGGCGGCTACGGGTTCACCTCGCGTGAGTTCGGCCTCAACTGCGACTGTGTAGTCGGGGTGACCGTCATGCTCGCCAGTGGCAAGATTGTCGAGGCGGACTCGATGGTCAACCCCGATCTCTACTGGGCGGTGCGCGGCGGGACGGGCGGTAACTTCGGGATCTTGCTGGAGGCGCGCTACAAGCTCTGGGATGTCCAGCGGCTCTGGGGCTACTGCCTGAGCTGGCCGCTGGAGCAGGCCCCGGAGGCGCTGGACGTGCTCCAGAGGGAGTACATGGGGATCGGCAAGGACCAGGTCGGGTACCTGGTGGTGCTGAGCAACCTGGGCAAGGGGCCTGTCCTGCTGGTGATGGGAACCTACCACGGCACCGAGAAGGCAGGACGAGAGGCGCTTGCGCCCCTGGTCGCCGTGGGGACCCCGACCTTCCTCTTTGATAAAACCGATACCTACAACGTGCTCAACGAGGCGCTGCTGGGGGTGCTTCCCGGTGTCCCAGATGGCTCGGGGGAGCTCAAGGACTGCGGCTACCTCGGCACCGAGCTGGGGGTGACGGGCTGGAAGGCGTTCTGCGACTACTTTGCTACCTCGCCCAATACGTTTAATATCGCCGTGATCGAGCCCTACGGTGGCAAGCTCAACTCCATCCCCGTGACCGAGTGCGCCTTTATCCACCGCAAGACCTACGGCGACTTCTTTATCGACTCGTTCTTTGCCGCATCGGCCGATAGCAAGCTCAACGACAAAGACTCCGCCCGTAAGTGGATGGAGGGAGGCATGCAGGTGATGGCTCCCTACTTCAATGGCTTCCGCTACCAGAACTACCCCCAGCCGTTCTACACCGACTACCGCTGGCAGTACTGGGGAGACTCGTTCAACAGCCTACTTTTTATCAAGCAAAAGTACGACCCAGAGAACTTCTTCCACTTCCCCCAGAGCATCTCGCCCTACCCGGACACGCCCGGGATCACCCGCTCCCAGGTACCGTCGATGTTCACAGATGAAAATATTTCCTATCCTTCCTGGGACAGCTGA